A window of Desulforhopalus sp. contains these coding sequences:
- a CDS encoding histidinol-phosphatase has product MVSRHIDPSNLPDQYVDTHVHTKFCGHAIGDMEEYVLAALAKGLGKITFLEHMEEGIISPVTTWLSETDFDVFFSEGERLRGKYGDRINIGMGVECGFNPDAIDGLRARLARRSWDQIGISCHYLKVPEFDRHINLFSRKADNIHLAQQIGWETLMDLYLKTLSEAVRQLPGTLLCHLDGALRHLPAMPLTSSQYAAIEELLLAAGDKGMAIEVNTSGITMRGEPFPSRRILAMIRHQGTPLVLGSDAHKPEDVGRYFAEAATFLP; this is encoded by the coding sequence ATGGTATCCCGGCACATCGATCCCTCGAATCTTCCCGACCAATATGTTGACACCCATGTCCATACCAAGTTCTGTGGACATGCCATAGGTGACATGGAGGAATACGTCCTGGCCGCACTCGCTAAAGGCCTCGGCAAAATCACCTTTTTAGAACATATGGAGGAAGGGATCATCAGTCCTGTCACGACCTGGCTGTCAGAGACCGATTTTGATGTGTTTTTCTCGGAAGGGGAAAGATTACGGGGGAAATACGGTGATCGTATCAATATCGGTATGGGAGTGGAATGTGGCTTCAATCCCGACGCCATAGATGGATTGCGCGCGAGACTTGCCAGGAGATCCTGGGATCAGATCGGCATCTCATGCCACTACCTCAAAGTGCCAGAGTTTGACCGCCACATCAATCTGTTCAGCAGAAAAGCAGACAACATCCATCTTGCCCAGCAGATTGGCTGGGAAACTCTCATGGATCTTTATCTCAAAACCCTCTCTGAAGCCGTGCGCCAACTGCCCGGAACACTGCTCTGCCACCTCGATGGCGCCTTACGCCATCTCCCTGCTATGCCGCTCACCAGCAGCCAGTACGCGGCCATAGAAGAGCTGCTCCTTGCCGCAGGCGACAAGGGCATGGCAATCGAGGTAAACACATCCGGGATAACAATGCGCGGCGAACCCTTCCCCAGCCGCCGCATTCTTGCAATGATCAGGCACCAGGGGACTCCTTTGGTACTTGGCTCGGACGCGCACAAGCCGGAGGATGTTGGTCGCTATTTTGCCGAGGCCGCTACTTTTCTCCCCTGA
- a CDS encoding HEAT repeat domain-containing protein has product MADVNPQDMIEEIQANIQTGDSMKAQLVLAHLRDVDQKTRNRLMYFLTRADADFSVPLFIYLLKNHPDVADQMPIIRETLLSILLAYPDKLIEYLASPKITDKTELIKVVGELRLEEATPVLLELIVASEDDAEILMIIESLGLIGDPDAINTLTDYLYAANRQLIIAAVQALGQVGTPTAMHRLAERMGTDNEIDYLILSIFSEVQDQISLEKLNDTIRSHYAHMRTYAKSELVRIGPKAVPILIENLLHDDPDFRIHTLNVLGDIGDESAVIPIRKLLSNEPKSANVRFAAYEALALLPLKKGAYTLTAGLTDPEDHVCIAAARAIDRNFSAILGAGIKNLLRGPEKDARHIAKIIVNGQVDNVFMNLAEDEVFEKLALEYLPHTHKDIRDHYHKLLVDAGNTEFAQKLTGDVEVSVRPKIVAVDDSRMILNIYKATLHELGYDPVLFEFPASALEWLKAEKPLMVLTDLNMPDITGIQLTEKVREKYPAKLLPIIMVTTQNESQDNEAAMAAGVNTILHKPFNVKSLGEAMSKVLRGEK; this is encoded by the coding sequence ATGGCTGATGTCAATCCACAAGACATGATTGAAGAGATTCAGGCAAATATTCAAACCGGCGATTCGATGAAAGCCCAGCTCGTTCTGGCACATCTGCGTGATGTTGATCAGAAAACCCGCAATCGTCTGATGTACTTCTTGACCCGCGCAGATGCCGATTTCTCAGTGCCGCTGTTTATATATCTTCTCAAGAATCATCCGGATGTGGCTGACCAGATGCCTATCATTCGTGAAACTCTACTTTCTATTCTTCTCGCCTACCCTGATAAACTCATTGAGTATTTGGCATCTCCGAAAATTACCGACAAAACAGAACTCATAAAGGTAGTGGGTGAACTGCGTCTTGAAGAGGCCACTCCGGTCTTACTTGAGCTGATTGTCGCATCGGAGGACGACGCGGAGATCTTGATGATCATTGAAAGTCTCGGTCTTATCGGTGATCCTGATGCGATAAATACCCTGACGGACTATCTGTATGCCGCCAACCGGCAGCTCATCATCGCCGCGGTTCAGGCTCTCGGACAGGTTGGGACGCCTACGGCTATGCACCGTCTGGCCGAACGGATGGGAACTGACAATGAGATAGATTATCTCATTCTCTCGATCTTTTCCGAGGTTCAGGACCAGATTTCCCTGGAAAAATTAAACGACACCATCCGTTCCCACTATGCCCATATGCGCACCTACGCAAAGTCTGAGCTGGTGCGGATCGGGCCAAAGGCGGTGCCTATTCTCATTGAAAACCTTCTCCACGATGACCCGGATTTTCGCATCCACACCTTAAATGTCTTAGGCGATATTGGCGATGAGTCGGCGGTTATCCCCATCCGTAAACTGCTCAGCAATGAACCGAAGAGCGCCAATGTCCGCTTTGCCGCCTATGAAGCCCTTGCCCTGCTCCCCTTGAAAAAGGGTGCCTATACCCTGACGGCCGGTTTGACCGATCCGGAGGACCATGTCTGTATTGCCGCGGCACGGGCAATTGACCGGAATTTTTCGGCAATTCTTGGCGCCGGCATCAAGAACCTGCTCCGGGGGCCGGAGAAGGACGCCAGGCACATCGCCAAGATTATTGTTAATGGCCAGGTGGATAACGTCTTTATGAACCTTGCCGAAGACGAGGTGTTTGAAAAACTGGCTCTTGAATATCTGCCCCATACCCACAAAGATATCCGGGATCATTATCATAAACTGCTGGTTGACGCGGGCAATACCGAGTTCGCTCAGAAGCTTACCGGTGATGTGGAAGTCAGCGTGCGGCCGAAGATAGTCGCGGTAGATGATTCCAGGATGATTCTCAATATTTACAAGGCTACTCTTCATGAACTGGGTTATGACCCCGTTCTTTTTGAGTTTCCGGCGTCTGCCCTGGAGTGGCTTAAGGCGGAGAAACCTCTCATGGTTCTCACTGATCTCAATATGCCTGACATCACCGGGATTCAACTGACGGAGAAGGTTCGGGAGAAATATCCCGCCAAACTCCTGCCGATTATCATGGTGACAACACAGAATGAAAGTCAGGACAACGAGGCGGCAATGGCCGCCGGGGTCAATACCATCCTGCACAAGCCGTTTAATGTCAAGAGTCTTGGCGAGGCTATGAGTAAGGTGCTCAGGGGAGAAAAGTAG
- a CDS encoding bile acid:sodium symporter translates to MNIYQAPSIVAAMLYRVASARPAGLATGLVYNVSSPVMIGFARKNWFMLGLAGVAVLAVADSSGLSVAPGIWLGAHRGADATIVLIFFLSGIALDARQIRKGLTDYPGTLLALALIFGIAPVLAMAFALLPLATGIVLGLYLVAVMPSTLSSGVVMTGSAGGNMAHALLITIIANALAVVTIPVSLDLLAGARDDIRVAAFDQLAIMLKIAGFVLLPLLGGIVLRNHLSWLCRPLLPHIGTVNQIAILVIVWMAMCSCRAAIVAELDTLGTVIGVVFFFHLITIVIALLVTNIAGMNKGRRESVVFMGGQKTLALSVVLQLSLFPDYAIALVVCVIHHIVHLIMDAFLVGYLREKKE, encoded by the coding sequence TTGAATATCTATCAGGCGCCCAGTATAGTCGCAGCAATGCTTTACAGAGTGGCATCAGCCAGACCGGCAGGTCTGGCAACTGGACTCGTCTACAACGTATCGTCACCGGTTATGATTGGTTTTGCGCGAAAAAATTGGTTTATGCTGGGTCTTGCCGGCGTCGCTGTACTGGCCGTCGCCGACAGCAGCGGCCTGTCCGTTGCCCCGGGGATCTGGCTGGGGGCACATCGGGGTGCGGACGCAACCATTGTCCTGATTTTTTTCCTCTCGGGTATCGCCCTCGACGCCAGGCAAATCCGCAAAGGGCTTACCGATTATCCCGGCACTCTCCTCGCCCTGGCATTGATATTCGGCATCGCCCCAGTCCTGGCCATGGCCTTTGCCCTGCTTCCCCTGGCAACGGGAATCGTCCTCGGTCTCTACCTGGTGGCGGTCATGCCTTCAACGCTCTCCAGTGGAGTGGTGATGACCGGCAGCGCCGGAGGCAACATGGCCCATGCCCTGCTGATCACCATTATAGCCAACGCCTTGGCGGTGGTGACAATACCGGTAAGCCTCGACCTCCTGGCAGGAGCCCGGGATGATATCCGGGTCGCGGCCTTTGACCAGCTGGCGATCATGCTGAAAATCGCCGGTTTTGTCCTTCTGCCGCTCCTTGGCGGAATTGTCCTCCGTAACCATTTAAGCTGGCTCTGCCGTCCTCTCTTGCCGCATATTGGAACCGTAAACCAGATAGCTATCCTGGTCATCGTCTGGATGGCCATGTGCTCCTGCCGGGCCGCCATCGTCGCCGAACTGGACACTCTCGGCACCGTCATCGGCGTGGTGTTTTTCTTTCACCTTATCACTATAGTGATCGCCCTGCTTGTCACAAACATCGCCGGCATGAATAAAGGCCGAAGGGAAAGCGTCGTCTTCATGGGCGGCCAGAAAACTCTAGCCTTATCAGTGGTGCTGCAGCTCTCGCTTTTCCCCGATTACGCGATTGCCTTGGTGGTCTGTGTCATTCACCATATCGTCCACCTCATTATGGATGCCTTTCTCGTCGGTTATCTGCGCGAGAAAAAGGAGTAA
- a CDS encoding thiamine diphosphokinase: MLTIIFANGAPADPPNLAGLLATATLIIAADGGSNTCERLGILPNVLIGDLDSTATAIVEKYLQKQVAIHRHPPRKDATDLELALDFALLQGARQVVLIGGLGGRWDMSLANILLCAAEKYHSMHISVAETDCTMHLLHPGKPFTLRGLPGERVSLLPLQGGITGLTLQGFDYPLQAASLSFGTTWGVSNVLHHQEATIEFTGGLLLCVHLFATSEKAEVSAS, encoded by the coding sequence ATGCTGACTATCATCTTCGCCAACGGCGCACCGGCCGATCCGCCCAATCTGGCAGGTCTTCTTGCCACAGCCACACTTATTATTGCCGCCGATGGCGGGTCAAATACCTGTGAACGCCTGGGCATCCTCCCCAATGTGCTCATTGGCGATCTCGACTCCACAGCAACGGCCATCGTCGAAAAATACCTGCAAAAGCAGGTAGCCATCCATCGCCACCCGCCTCGCAAGGACGCCACCGACCTGGAACTGGCCCTCGACTTCGCCCTTCTCCAGGGAGCGCGGCAGGTGGTGCTGATTGGCGGGCTTGGCGGCAGATGGGACATGAGCCTTGCCAATATCCTGCTTTGTGCGGCAGAAAAATACCACTCCATGCACATCTCCGTGGCGGAAACGGACTGCACCATGCATCTTCTTCACCCCGGCAAGCCATTCACCCTGCGCGGCCTTCCCGGCGAGAGGGTTTCACTACTACCCCTGCAGGGCGGCATCACCGGCCTGACTCTCCAAGGCTTTGACTATCCGCTGCAGGCAGCAAGTCTTTCCTTCGGGACGACGTGGGGGGTCAGCAATGTGCTGCATCATCAGGAGGCAACAATAGAATTTACCGGCGGGTTACTCCTCTGCGTCCATCTGTTCGCCACATCTGAAAAAGCAGAAGTTTCTGCCAGTTGA
- a CDS encoding transporter substrate-binding domain-containing protein: protein MKNTRISQYFNKISTVLSVFAVVLVVSWLQGMPAQATPPPQIKILKSASELDYPPFAIVQADGTASGFSVELLRAVVEASGCSVTFKVGPWHELKQDLVLRKIDVLPLMSYSVERDKIYDFTAPYLRMSGAIFVRKEDSRINSLADLMDKEVLVMQGDTAHEYVVREKLSNTIVPTGSYEEAFKLLSSGKHDAVLVQHIVGLQLLKKLRITNVRTVNENTIGSLKPAALQLRGFEQKFCFAVPEGEQQLLSLLNEGLSVIYLNGTYNALYEKWFAPILPRPKIPFRETIKQALFIAIPLLLVLSLLGVWYLRRLVARKTRKLYGEIRHRKEIENQLSQANEKYAKAQEIGKVGSWEYDLQTEQITASTEAKRIFGFAADTASLSLAEIAGCVPEKVRNHVVWRELVERGIPYEIEFDIIARNTGERRTVISKAELARDDDGKPRRVIGVLQNITERRQADEKLKIAQEELERLFDLVPDLVCIASTSGYLMKINKAWKVTLGFTEEELLSEPFENFIHPDDVEPTRLEVARQIGGNTTINFINRYRTTEGLYKWLEWNATPMAGRSLLYAVARDITERKQAEDERRNLQIQLQQAQKMEAIGTLAGGIAHDFNNILGAIIGYAEMAQEDCPPGSMAGDDIKQVLTASNRAKGLVQQILAFSRQAEFKKILLRPALIIGESIKMLRSSLPASIEIHQDIDTEAGPIVADPTQIHQIVMNLCTNAFHAMEGTGGVLHVSLATETVSGEQTASESHAQPGQYVRLSVRDTGPGISPEIKDKIFDPYFTTKEVGKGTGLGLAMVHGIAKNYGGWVSCDSQMGNGAIFNVYLPVDTGVVLADDSAVDEIVRGSERILLIDDEEMLADMGKVMLSRLGYQVTVMTDSLKALAIFRDQPAAFDVVITDQTMPGLQGSDLARSMLEIRPDLPIILCTGYSTQITEERARAIGIRGFAHKPMTRQNIAALLRKVLSS from the coding sequence ATGAAAAATACCCGGATATCACAATATTTTAATAAGATATCAACTGTTTTGAGTGTTTTTGCTGTTGTTCTTGTCGTGTCCTGGCTGCAGGGCATGCCTGCCCAGGCCACACCTCCGCCGCAGATAAAAATCCTGAAATCGGCCAGTGAGCTCGATTATCCTCCTTTTGCCATAGTTCAGGCGGATGGAACCGCCTCGGGGTTTTCGGTGGAACTCCTTAGGGCTGTGGTTGAGGCGAGCGGTTGTTCGGTTACCTTTAAAGTTGGTCCCTGGCATGAACTGAAGCAGGACCTGGTCCTGCGAAAAATTGATGTTCTGCCGCTCATGTCCTATTCAGTGGAACGTGACAAGATCTACGATTTTACTGCCCCGTATCTGCGAATGAGCGGAGCGATATTTGTCAGGAAGGAAGACTCCCGCATCAATAGCCTTGCCGACTTGATGGACAAGGAAGTCCTGGTCATGCAGGGGGACACAGCACATGAGTATGTTGTCCGGGAAAAGCTGTCCAATACGATTGTACCGACCGGATCCTATGAAGAGGCGTTCAAACTGCTGTCTTCCGGAAAACACGATGCAGTACTTGTTCAACACATTGTTGGCCTGCAGCTGCTGAAAAAATTGCGGATCACCAACGTGCGAACGGTCAATGAAAACACCATTGGATCGCTCAAACCGGCGGCCCTGCAGCTTCGTGGCTTTGAGCAAAAGTTCTGTTTCGCGGTGCCGGAGGGCGAACAGCAGCTGCTGTCACTTCTTAATGAAGGACTTTCCGTTATTTATTTGAACGGTACCTACAATGCCCTCTATGAAAAGTGGTTTGCGCCGATTTTGCCAAGACCGAAAATTCCTTTTCGTGAAACCATTAAACAGGCGCTCTTTATCGCCATCCCGCTGTTACTCGTCCTTTCTCTTCTCGGGGTGTGGTATCTCAGACGTCTGGTTGCCAGGAAGACACGCAAGCTCTATGGGGAAATCAGGCATCGCAAGGAGATTGAAAATCAGCTATCACAAGCCAATGAAAAATATGCCAAGGCCCAGGAAATAGGCAAGGTCGGTAGTTGGGAATACGACCTGCAAACGGAGCAGATCACTGCCTCAACGGAGGCCAAAAGAATTTTTGGCTTCGCTGCCGATACGGCCTCCCTTTCTTTGGCGGAGATTGCCGGTTGTGTTCCAGAGAAGGTTCGAAATCATGTGGTTTGGCGGGAGCTTGTGGAAAGGGGCATACCCTATGAGATCGAATTTGATATCATCGCCAGGAATACCGGCGAACGGCGTACGGTTATCTCCAAGGCCGAATTGGCGAGGGATGATGATGGCAAGCCCCGGAGGGTGATAGGAGTGCTTCAAAATATCACCGAACGGCGGCAGGCCGATGAGAAGCTGAAGATCGCCCAAGAGGAGCTGGAACGCTTATTTGATCTCGTTCCCGACCTGGTATGTATCGCTTCAACGAGTGGCTATCTCATGAAAATCAACAAGGCCTGGAAGGTCACTCTTGGTTTCACCGAGGAGGAGTTGCTCAGCGAACCCTTTGAGAATTTCATCCACCCCGATGATGTTGAACCAACCCGGCTGGAGGTTGCCAGGCAAATAGGCGGGAATACTACTATCAATTTTATTAACCGCTATCGCACCACAGAGGGTTTGTATAAGTGGCTCGAATGGAATGCCACGCCGATGGCTGGGCGATCGCTGTTGTATGCGGTGGCGCGGGACATCACCGAACGGAAACAGGCGGAAGACGAGCGAAGGAATCTGCAGATTCAGCTCCAGCAGGCACAAAAAATGGAGGCCATCGGCACCCTGGCCGGTGGTATTGCCCACGATTTCAACAATATCCTTGGGGCTATCATCGGTTATGCGGAGATGGCCCAGGAAGACTGCCCGCCGGGATCGATGGCCGGCGACGATATCAAACAGGTACTCACCGCCAGCAACCGGGCAAAGGGCCTGGTCCAGCAGATCCTGGCCTTCAGCCGTCAAGCTGAGTTCAAAAAAATCCTGTTGCGGCCGGCCTTGATCATCGGTGAATCGATCAAGATGCTCCGTTCCTCATTGCCGGCGTCCATCGAAATTCACCAGGATATTGACACGGAGGCCGGACCGATTGTTGCTGATCCCACTCAAATCCATCAGATAGTGATGAATCTCTGTACCAACGCCTTTCACGCCATGGAAGGCACCGGCGGTGTCCTCCATGTTTCGCTTGCGACGGAAACAGTGAGCGGTGAACAAACGGCGAGCGAAAGCCATGCCCAGCCGGGGCAGTATGTCAGGCTTTCCGTCCGCGACACCGGTCCGGGAATATCACCGGAAATCAAGGACAAGATCTTTGATCCCTATTTCACCACAAAGGAGGTGGGGAAGGGCACTGGTTTGGGGCTCGCCATGGTGCACGGTATCGCGAAAAATTATGGCGGGTGGGTGTCGTGTGACAGTCAGATGGGTAATGGGGCGATATTTAATGTGTATCTTCCAGTTGATACAGGTGTCGTCCTGGCGGACGACAGTGCTGTCGATGAAATCGTTCGAGGCAGCGAGAGGATTCTTCTTATTGACGATGAGGAGATGTTGGCCGATATGGGCAAGGTGATGCTTTCCCGGCTTGGCTATCAGGTCACTGTTATGACCGATAGTCTCAAGGCACTGGCCATCTTCCGGGACCAGCCGGCAGCCTTTGACGTGGTGATTACCGACCAGACCATGCCCGGCTTGCAGGGCAGCGATCTTGCCCGCAGTATGCTGGAGATCCGTCCCGATCTGCCGATAATTTTGTGCACTGGCTACAGCACGCAGATCACCGAAGAGAGGGCCAGGGCCATCGGTATCAGGGGCTTTGCCCACAAACCCATGACCAGACAAAACATTGCCGCGCTTCTTCGAAAAGTCCTTAGCTCTTAA
- a CDS encoding glycosyltransferase family 4 protein, giving the protein MKVLVIAPQPFFTPRGTPFSVYYRSLVTAQLGHSIDLLTYGQGKDVAIPGLKLVRIPGFAKFGGIKVGPSIFKLFLDCFIVCYTIGMLLTEKYDVVHAHEEAVFFCRFLKPIFGYKLVYDMHSSLPQQLSNFEFTKSKLLVGIFKWLEDSCLKKADGVITICPDLADYVNKLLNNPSKHFLIENSIFEPIQLADTTAEPDQKTIKDGVQLPADGKYIVYAGTLEPYQGIDILVPAFRLFAEKFPGYKLVVVGGNPQQVKKYTDLADENGISDNCLFTGQVSQASAKYYSSQATILVSPRKHGTNTPLKIYEQIASGIPLVATRIYSHTQVLDDSVAFLVEPTPEAMAEGLALATGQTGKDKAVQAQRLYNEKYAKTIYLDKMARLFAHIENHPRV; this is encoded by the coding sequence ATGAAGGTTCTGGTCATTGCCCCCCAACCCTTTTTTACCCCAAGAGGAACGCCATTCAGCGTTTACTACCGATCACTTGTCACCGCCCAGCTGGGTCACTCCATCGACCTGCTGACCTATGGACAAGGCAAGGATGTGGCAATCCCCGGCCTAAAACTGGTTCGTATCCCTGGATTTGCAAAATTCGGCGGTATCAAGGTAGGCCCGTCGATCTTCAAGCTCTTTCTTGATTGTTTCATCGTCTGCTACACCATAGGAATGCTGCTGACCGAAAAGTATGATGTGGTCCACGCCCATGAAGAGGCGGTGTTCTTCTGCCGGTTTCTCAAGCCGATATTCGGCTACAAGCTGGTGTACGATATGCACTCCAGTCTGCCCCAGCAGTTGAGCAACTTTGAGTTTACCAAATCGAAACTGCTGGTCGGCATCTTTAAATGGCTGGAGGATTCCTGCCTGAAAAAGGCCGACGGGGTCATCACCATCTGTCCTGATCTGGCTGACTACGTCAATAAACTCCTCAACAATCCGAGTAAACACTTTCTCATCGAAAATTCCATCTTCGAACCGATCCAGCTGGCCGATACAACCGCTGAACCTGATCAGAAGACAATAAAAGACGGTGTACAGCTGCCGGCAGATGGCAAATACATCGTCTATGCCGGGACCCTTGAACCCTATCAGGGCATTGATATCCTGGTGCCCGCTTTTCGGCTCTTTGCCGAAAAATTTCCAGGCTACAAGCTGGTAGTCGTTGGCGGCAACCCGCAGCAGGTCAAGAAATATACTGACCTGGCGGACGAGAACGGCATAAGCGACAACTGCCTGTTTACCGGCCAGGTCAGTCAGGCCTCAGCGAAATATTACAGCTCCCAGGCAACGATCCTCGTCTCCCCGAGAAAGCATGGCACCAACACCCCGCTGAAGATCTACGAGCAGATTGCCAGCGGCATTCCTCTGGTGGCCACCCGCATCTATTCCCACACCCAGGTGCTCGATGACAGTGTGGCCTTCCTGGTTGAACCGACCCCGGAAGCGATGGCCGAGGGTCTCGCCCTGGCAACTGGACAAACCGGCAAGGACAAGGCAGTCCAGGCCCAGCGCCTGTACAACGAAAAATACGCTAAAACCATCTATCTCGACAAGATGGCCAGGCTGTTTGCCCACATTGAAAACCATCCACGGGTCTGA
- the asnB gene encoding asparagine synthase (glutamine-hydrolyzing) produces the protein MCGIAGILACNNNPAPSPEQIQAMCGAMLHRGPDEEGSIIKDGVALGMRRLSIIDLTGGSQPIYNEDRSIHCVFNGEIYNYMELRNDLEGRGHIFRTHSDTEVIVHGYEEYGDNFPTKLNGMFAIALHDTRRRRVLLARDHIGIKPLYYAFDGRYLVFGSEIKVLLASGLVDRKLDVDGLGQFLAWEYVPGSQTLLQSIKKLPPAHFMAIDLRAIAVQPREYWDIPEAPVNILTDNEWQDRVDALLKTCVSRQLVSDVPLGAFLSGGVDSSLVVAAMGPAKTFSIGFDDPSYNELTWARTVAAHLGVDHHDEILAPDIGELFGRLVHFMDDPIADFSIFPTYLVSAVARKNVTVALSGDGGDELFGGYESYIAEQRAAQYACLPAAIRRNLVEPLFRALPPRPAKKGLINKAKRFFEGAALPEGLSHCRWRLFTSQAQQALLFTDEAAQSLTTPVDDHIVRLLTKAGNRDPLNKCLYVDTKSYLSDNILTKVDRMSMAVSLETRVPYLDPELVALAFAIPPHLKVSGNTTKVLLKKVAARHIPAECVYRPKEGFSIPIKHWLKDTLRPVMDDLLAEKDIKEQGLFNWQRIHQLKNEHLSGKENHSHQLWALIMFQAWRRKWLKGQ, from the coding sequence ATGTGTGGAATAGCCGGAATACTTGCCTGTAACAACAACCCCGCCCCCAGCCCCGAGCAGATACAGGCCATGTGCGGCGCCATGCTCCATCGCGGGCCGGACGAGGAGGGCAGCATCATCAAGGATGGCGTTGCCCTTGGCATGCGGCGACTGTCGATCATCGATCTTACCGGCGGCAGCCAGCCGATCTACAACGAAGACCGGTCAATTCACTGTGTCTTTAACGGCGAAATCTATAACTACATGGAACTGCGCAACGATTTGGAAGGCCGGGGCCACATCTTCCGGACCCATAGCGACACCGAGGTCATTGTCCACGGCTACGAGGAGTATGGCGACAATTTCCCGACCAAACTGAACGGCATGTTCGCCATCGCCCTGCACGATACAAGGCGCCGCAGGGTGCTGCTAGCCCGCGATCATATCGGTATCAAACCCTTGTACTACGCCTTTGACGGCAGGTACCTGGTTTTCGGCTCGGAGATCAAGGTGCTCCTCGCCTCGGGCTTGGTGGACAGAAAGCTCGACGTCGATGGACTCGGCCAGTTCCTCGCTTGGGAATACGTCCCCGGCAGTCAGACCCTGCTGCAATCTATCAAGAAACTGCCACCTGCCCATTTCATGGCCATCGACCTGCGGGCCATTGCGGTACAGCCGCGCGAGTATTGGGACATCCCGGAGGCTCCTGTCAACATCCTGACCGATAACGAATGGCAGGACCGGGTGGATGCCCTCCTTAAAACCTGCGTCAGCCGCCAGCTGGTCAGTGACGTCCCCCTCGGCGCCTTTCTGTCAGGGGGTGTCGATTCGTCGCTGGTGGTGGCGGCCATGGGCCCGGCCAAGACCTTCAGCATCGGCTTTGACGACCCGTCCTATAACGAGCTGACCTGGGCCCGTACCGTCGCCGCCCATCTTGGCGTCGATCACCACGACGAGATCCTCGCCCCCGATATCGGCGAGCTCTTCGGCCGCCTGGTGCATTTCATGGACGATCCCATCGCCGATTTCTCCATATTCCCAACCTATCTGGTTTCGGCGGTGGCGAGAAAGAATGTCACAGTCGCCCTGAGCGGCGACGGCGGCGACGAACTGTTCGGCGGCTATGAAAGCTATATTGCCGAGCAGCGCGCCGCCCAGTACGCCTGCCTGCCTGCCGCCATCCGCCGCAACCTGGTGGAACCGCTGTTTCGCGCCCTGCCCCCGCGCCCGGCGAAGAAGGGCCTGATCAACAAGGCCAAGCGCTTCTTTGAAGGTGCCGCCCTGCCGGAGGGTCTCAGTCATTGCCGCTGGCGGCTGTTTACCAGCCAGGCGCAGCAGGCTCTGCTCTTTACCGACGAAGCGGCACAATCGCTTACGACGCCGGTCGACGATCATATCGTCCGCCTCCTTACCAAGGCGGGCAATCGCGACCCCCTCAACAAGTGTCTGTATGTCGATACCAAGAGCTATCTCTCCGACAACATCCTCACCAAGGTCGACCGCATGTCAATGGCGGTAAGCCTTGAGACCCGGGTGCCTTATCTTGACCCGGAACTGGTGGCGTTGGCCTTTGCCATCCCCCCACACCTCAAGGTTTCCGGCAATACCACCAAGGTCCTGTTGAAAAAGGTGGCGGCACGGCATATCCCGGCGGAATGCGTGTACCGCCCCAAGGAGGGATTCAGCATCCCCATCAAGCATTGGCTGAAAGACACCCTCCGGCCGGTCATGGACGACCTTCTGGCGGAAAAAGATATTAAAGAACAGGGACTCTTCAACTGGCAGCGGATCCACCAGTTGAAAAACGAGCATCTATCCGGAAAAGAAAATCATAGCCACCAGCTTTGGGCCCTGATCATGTTTCAGGCCTGGAGGAGAAAATGGCTTAAAGGACAATAA